One window from the genome of Sphaerotilus microaerophilus encodes:
- a CDS encoding lactate permease LctP family transporter: protein MPETWLQNYDPAGNLAISALVAVIPVVFFFFALAVRRMRGHVAGSITVGLSLLIAVLFYGMPVDMALASAGYGFVYGLWPIAWIIVCSVFLYKLTVKTGQFEVIRASILSVTDDQRLQMLLVGFAFGAFLEGAAGFGAPVAITAALLVGLGFNPLYAAGLCLIANTAPVAFGAMGIPILVAGKVTGIDPFLIGKMAGHQLPLLSLFVPFWLVFMMNGLKGVKDTWPAVLVAGGSFAVSQYFTASYLGPELPDITSALVSLVCLTLFLKVWHPKETFRFLPAGGVGASAVAGAPMLSEAPSRREPLGYSAGQVIKAWSPFLILTVMVTVWSLKPFKSLFDKGGALAGLVFKFEIPHLHNLVIKTAPIVASNKAYEAIYKLDLLSATGTAILLSAIVSMVVLRVKPMDGLRAFGEVLAELRRPIFSIGMVLAFAFVANYSGLSSTLALVLAGTGAAFPFFSPFLGWLGVFLTGSDTSANALFGSLQATTAHQIGVSDTLLVAANTTGGVTGKMISPQSIAVACAAVGLVGKESDLFRFTLKHSLFFATIVGVITYLQAYWLTGMIPQ from the coding sequence ATGCCTGAAACCTGGCTGCAAAACTACGACCCGGCCGGCAACCTCGCGATTTCCGCGCTGGTGGCCGTGATCCCGGTGGTGTTCTTCTTCTTCGCGCTCGCGGTGCGCCGCATGCGCGGCCACGTGGCCGGCTCGATCACCGTCGGGCTGTCGCTGCTGATCGCGGTGCTGTTCTACGGCATGCCGGTGGACATGGCGCTGGCCTCGGCCGGCTACGGCTTCGTCTACGGCCTGTGGCCCATCGCGTGGATCATCGTGTGCTCGGTGTTCCTCTACAAGCTGACCGTCAAGACCGGCCAGTTCGAGGTCATCCGCGCCTCGATCCTGTCGGTCACCGACGACCAGCGCCTGCAGATGCTGCTGGTGGGCTTCGCCTTCGGCGCCTTCCTGGAAGGTGCGGCCGGCTTCGGTGCCCCGGTGGCCATCACCGCCGCGCTGCTGGTGGGCCTGGGCTTCAACCCGCTGTACGCCGCCGGCCTGTGCCTGATCGCCAACACCGCCCCGGTGGCCTTCGGCGCCATGGGCATCCCCATCCTGGTGGCCGGCAAGGTGACGGGCATCGACCCCTTCCTGATCGGCAAGATGGCCGGCCACCAACTGCCACTGCTGTCGCTGTTCGTGCCCTTCTGGCTGGTGTTCATGATGAACGGCCTCAAGGGCGTGAAGGACACCTGGCCCGCCGTGCTGGTGGCCGGTGGCAGCTTCGCGGTCAGCCAGTACTTCACCGCCAGCTACCTCGGCCCCGAGCTGCCGGACATCACCTCCGCGCTGGTCAGCCTGGTCTGCCTGACGCTGTTCCTGAAGGTCTGGCACCCCAAGGAGACCTTCCGCTTCCTGCCCGCTGGCGGCGTGGGCGCCTCGGCCGTGGCCGGTGCCCCGATGCTCAGCGAGGCGCCGTCGCGCCGCGAGCCGCTGGGCTACAGCGCCGGGCAGGTCATCAAGGCCTGGTCGCCCTTCCTGATCCTGACCGTCATGGTCACTGTCTGGAGCCTGAAGCCCTTCAAGAGCCTGTTCGACAAGGGCGGCGCCCTGGCCGGCCTGGTGTTCAAGTTCGAGATCCCGCACCTGCACAACCTGGTCATCAAGACCGCGCCGATCGTGGCCTCCAACAAGGCCTACGAGGCGATCTACAAGCTCGACCTGCTGTCGGCCACCGGCACCGCGATCCTGCTGTCGGCCATCGTCTCGATGGTGGTGCTGCGCGTGAAGCCGATGGACGGCCTGCGCGCCTTCGGCGAGGTGCTGGCCGAGCTGCGCCGCCCGATCTTCTCGATCGGCATGGTGCTGGCCTTCGCCTTCGTGGCCAACTACTCCGGCCTGTCGTCCACCTTGGCGCTGGTGCTGGCCGGCACGGGCGCGGCCTTCCCGTTCTTCTCGCCCTTCCTGGGCTGGCTGGGCGTGTTCCTGACCGGCTCCGACACCTCGGCCAATGCGCTGTTCGGCTCGCTGCAGGCCACCACCGCCCACCAGATCGGCGTGAGCGACACCCTGCTGGTGGCGGCCAACACCACTGGCGGCGTGACGGGCAAGATGATCTCGCCGCAGTCCATTGCGGTGGCCTGCGCGGCCGTGGGCCTGGTGGGCAAGGAGTCGGACCTGTTCCGCTTCACGCTCAAGCACAGCCTGTTCTTCGCGACCATCGTCGGCGTCATCACCTACCTGCAGGCCTACTGGCTGACCGGCATGATCCCGCAGTGA
- a CDS encoding plasmid replication/partition related protein produces MNIVVNEELKAFIDPLTAEEREALERSLLAEGCRDALVLWGDVLVDGHNRHEICTRHGLPFRTVQNPAFHSLEDVQLWMIDQHLGRRSVSDYQRGVLALRKREIVAARKARVLAGSAQAAEEAAATAAAEPPPWEGDAEGVPGVPPAAASVAGTGSAEVALQPPDPLNTREALARAARLSNSQVVMIEKIQKQAAPEVVAAVRSGTLSISAAAAVASLPAEEQVAAAAGGQEELKQAAKRVRESRRRPREEAPAPEPVDADLLAALRERIAELTAENEALREEVARLKGSAT; encoded by the coding sequence ATGAACATCGTCGTCAACGAAGAACTCAAGGCCTTCATCGATCCCCTGACCGCCGAAGAGCGCGAGGCGCTGGAACGCAGCCTCCTCGCCGAGGGCTGCCGCGACGCGCTGGTGCTCTGGGGCGACGTGCTGGTCGACGGGCACAACCGCCACGAGATCTGTACGCGCCACGGCCTGCCGTTTCGCACCGTGCAGAACCCGGCCTTCCACTCGCTGGAAGACGTGCAGCTGTGGATGATCGACCAGCACCTGGGGCGGCGCAGCGTGTCCGACTACCAGCGTGGCGTGCTGGCACTGCGCAAGCGCGAGATCGTCGCAGCCCGCAAGGCGCGGGTGCTGGCCGGCTCTGCCCAGGCTGCCGAGGAGGCCGCTGCAACGGCTGCTGCCGAGCCACCGCCCTGGGAGGGTGACGCGGAGGGCGTGCCCGGGGTGCCGCCGGCTGCTGCTTCTGTCGCCGGGACCGGCTCGGCCGAAGTGGCCCTGCAGCCGCCCGACCCGCTGAACACCCGCGAGGCGCTGGCCCGAGCCGCCCGGCTGAGCAACAGCCAGGTGGTGATGATCGAGAAGATCCAGAAGCAGGCCGCGCCCGAGGTGGTGGCCGCGGTGCGCAGCGGCACGTTGTCGATCAGCGCCGCGGCCGCCGTGGCCAGCCTGCCGGCCGAGGAGCAGGTGGCCGCCGCCGCCGGCGGGCAGGAGGAACTCAAGCAGGCGGCCAAGCGGGTGCGGGAATCGCGCCGCCGGCCGCGCGAAGAGGCACCGGCCCCGGAGCCGGTGGACGCCGACCTGTTGGCCGCGCTGCGCGAGCGCATCGCCGAGCTGACCGCCGAGAACGAGGCGCTGCGCGAGGAGGTCGCCCGCCTGAAGGGCTCGGCAACCTGA
- the msrB gene encoding peptide-methionine (R)-S-oxide reductase MsrB, which produces MERSEAEWRERLTPAQFQITRLKATERPGSSEMCRLFEPGRYRCVCCGTELFDATTKYDSHSGWPSFTQAIAPGRVAYVGDESHGMWRIETTCAVCDAHLGHVFPDGPPPSGLRYCINALALEKV; this is translated from the coding sequence GTGGAGCGCAGCGAGGCCGAGTGGCGCGAGCGGCTCACGCCCGCGCAGTTCCAGATCACCCGGCTGAAGGCCACCGAGCGGCCCGGCAGCTCTGAGATGTGCCGCCTCTTCGAGCCCGGGCGCTACCGCTGCGTGTGCTGCGGCACCGAGCTGTTCGACGCCACCACCAAGTACGACAGCCACAGCGGCTGGCCCAGCTTCACCCAGGCCATCGCCCCGGGCCGGGTCGCCTACGTGGGCGACGAGAGCCACGGCATGTGGCGCATCGAAACCACCTGCGCCGTCTGCGATGCGCACCTGGGCCACGTCTTCCCGGATGGCCCGCCGCCCAGCGGGCTGCGCTACTGCATCAACGCACTGGCGCTGGAAAAAGTCTGA
- a CDS encoding VOC family protein — translation MSKRAGFTINHLGIHVHDLAAMKDFYTRAFDFTVTDEGPLPTEAGPVNIVFLSRSPQTHHQLALIQARPEKVEFNVVNQISFLADSLETLLASYKKLVVEEGRVARSLSHGNALSFYIHDPEGNRLELFWNTPWYVVQPMVELMDFNQSPEVLLAQAEAHARTLPGFKPREAWVAEMAERMGVGAGTGAGVVPGVGVA, via the coding sequence ATGAGCAAGCGAGCTGGCTTCACGATCAACCACCTGGGCATCCACGTCCACGACCTGGCGGCCATGAAGGACTTCTACACCCGGGCGTTTGATTTCACCGTCACCGACGAAGGGCCGCTGCCCACCGAGGCCGGGCCGGTCAACATCGTCTTCCTCAGCCGCAGCCCGCAGACGCACCACCAGCTGGCACTGATCCAGGCGCGCCCGGAGAAGGTCGAGTTCAACGTGGTCAACCAGATCTCCTTCCTGGCCGACAGCCTGGAGACGCTGCTGGCGTCCTACAAGAAGCTGGTGGTGGAGGAGGGCCGCGTGGCACGCTCGCTCAGCCACGGCAATGCGCTGTCGTTCTACATCCACGACCCGGAGGGCAACCGGCTGGAGCTGTTCTGGAACACGCCCTGGTATGTGGTGCAGCCGATGGTGGAACTGATGGACTTCAACCAGTCGCCCGAGGTGCTCCTGGCCCAGGCTGAGGCGCACGCGCGCACGCTGCCGGGCTTCAAGCCGCGCGAGGCCTGGGTGGCCGAGATGGCCGAGCGCATGGGGGTAGGGGCTGGGACGGGGGCGGGAGTGGTACCGGGAGTGGGGGTGGCATGA
- a CDS encoding 4Fe-4S dicluster domain-containing protein, which translates to MNTMNSSTPKWNLIIDIDRCNNCNNCVLAVKDEHVGNDFPGYAAPQPLHGHHWLEMKRAEHGQAPIVDIVNLPTLCNHCDDAPCVKVGQGAVKKRDDGIVLIDPQAARGRRDLVDACPYGAVWWNEELQLPQHWIFDAHLLDQGWKAPRCAQACPTEAIRAVKVSDAEMAALAAEQGLEVLKPELGTRPRVHYRNLKRFTHWVLAGSVVTLRDGVEECIEGAEVTLSHAGQVVARAVTDAFGEYRLRDLPNVARRYELQVGHRHRTAAGQDVNLVGSATLQALRLSPD; encoded by the coding sequence ATGAACACCATGAACAGCAGCACGCCGAAGTGGAACCTCATCATCGACATCGACCGCTGCAACAACTGCAACAACTGCGTGCTGGCGGTGAAGGACGAACACGTCGGCAATGATTTCCCCGGCTACGCCGCCCCGCAACCGCTGCACGGCCACCACTGGCTGGAGATGAAGCGAGCCGAACACGGCCAGGCGCCCATCGTCGACATCGTCAACCTGCCCACGCTGTGCAACCACTGCGACGACGCGCCCTGCGTCAAAGTGGGCCAGGGTGCGGTGAAGAAGCGCGACGACGGCATCGTCCTCATCGACCCCCAGGCCGCCCGCGGCCGGCGCGACCTGGTCGACGCCTGCCCCTACGGCGCCGTCTGGTGGAACGAGGAACTCCAACTCCCCCAGCACTGGATCTTCGACGCCCACCTGCTCGACCAAGGCTGGAAAGCCCCGCGCTGCGCCCAGGCCTGCCCGACGGAGGCGATCCGCGCCGTGAAGGTCAGCGACGCCGAGATGGCCGCCCTCGCCGCCGAACAGGGCCTGGAGGTGCTGAAACCCGAACTCGGCACTCGCCCCCGGGTGCACTACCGCAACCTGAAGCGCTTCACCCACTGGGTGCTGGCGGGCAGCGTGGTGACGCTGCGCGATGGGGTGGAGGAGTGCATCGAGGGTGCGGAGGTGACGCTGTCACACGCCGGCCAGGTGGTGGCGCGGGCGGTGACGGATGCGTTTGGGGAGTATCGGTTGCGGGATTTACCGAACGTGGCGCGACGCTACGAACTGCAGGTCGGCCATCGGCATCGGACGGCCGCTGGGCAGGACGTCAATCTGGTCGGGAGTGCCACCTTGCAAGCTTTGCGTCTATCGCCGGATTGA
- a CDS encoding molybdopterin-dependent oxidoreductase yields MRLFARRHPAFARHMAGYDGVAQIRLQDGSQGRWFSFRAGVLTTGRGIHAQPDLSLVFRDLDTAVRFLDPRVDQALIVHAAKNFKAMVQGDEDGIAWFMQLLNLIRTVGLERGLPMPDGSRRFTQVTNGGPLFVYVKDGRILRVTPIEFDDAEDAPSWAMPARGQVFRPQRRANVAPHALAVKSTVYSDQRLLYPMKRVDFDPSQPPGQRNEANRGVSGYERISWEEALDIVAGEILRMKREHGPGAIATYHSSHHQWGNVGYYLSALMRFGNAIGVTRVALNPDSWEGWYWGAMHHLGNSFRLGSPTNYGTLQDCLEECELIIFWSSDPESQFGTYGGQDGGQRRLWGKQLGMQFVHINPHYCPTAGMMGGKWMPIRPGTDNALAIAIMQVWIAEDLYDRDFVARRTTGFDEWRAYVMGDSDGIPKTPEWQEAETGIPARDVRALARLWAKKKTYLAPGVRGSGLGGACRGANGTQWARAMILLMAMRGWGRPGVNFGNLQGGTPVDLHFYFPGYAEGGISGELNQTAAAANNYTRMPHLVSVNPVTQTIPRQRLPEAILEGQAEGYPLDPSSIEGQFRRTIYPAPGYSKVKMLYRYGGSSFGTIGESGRFVAMYQSPNLEFVVNQSIWDEGEAKFADIILPACTQFERDDIGEWGNAGGFGLHMQEQLNHRVIAMQHQCIEPLGESKSDYQIFWDICKRLGLGTYFSEGMTELDWCRRVFDSTDLPKHVSWRQFLKKGYFVVPPAPAGLRPPRDMQWYLDGRQKDVPEPYPLPGAYSSKYGEGLQTQTGKIEFVSSSLKRFDPESPDRPPLNRYIPAWESPHTEHGVNYPLQLITPHQRFSFHTMSDGKDSAIKDIRDHRVWKDGHFWWILRISPADAAARGIAHHDLVEVFNDRGTVICAADLTATLPAGVLHSFESCATYEPLGVPGESPDIGGCMNLLTPKRQQVAKTASTAAMTAQVQVRRWAGELPPERRRPLNTPARAAVGAQAGAEVRA; encoded by the coding sequence ATGCGCCTGTTCGCGCGCCGCCACCCCGCCTTTGCCCGCCACATGGCCGGCTACGACGGCGTGGCGCAGATCCGCCTGCAGGACGGCAGCCAGGGCCGCTGGTTCAGCTTCCGCGCCGGGGTGCTGACCACCGGCCGCGGCATCCATGCCCAGCCGGACCTGAGCCTGGTGTTCCGCGACCTGGACACCGCCGTGCGCTTCCTGGACCCGCGCGTGGACCAGGCGCTGATCGTGCACGCGGCCAAGAACTTCAAGGCCATGGTGCAGGGCGACGAGGACGGCATCGCCTGGTTCATGCAGCTGCTCAACCTGATCCGCACCGTCGGCCTGGAACGCGGCCTGCCGATGCCCGACGGCTCGCGCCGCTTCACCCAGGTGACCAACGGCGGCCCGCTGTTCGTCTACGTCAAGGACGGGCGCATCCTGCGCGTCACCCCCATCGAGTTCGACGATGCCGAGGACGCACCCAGCTGGGCCATGCCCGCGCGCGGCCAGGTCTTCAGGCCGCAGCGCCGTGCCAACGTGGCGCCGCACGCGCTGGCGGTGAAGTCCACCGTCTACTCCGACCAGCGCCTGCTCTACCCGATGAAGCGGGTGGACTTCGACCCCAGCCAGCCTCCCGGCCAGCGCAACGAGGCGAACCGCGGCGTCAGCGGCTATGAGCGCATCAGCTGGGAAGAGGCGCTGGACATCGTGGCCGGCGAGATCCTGCGCATGAAGCGCGAGCACGGCCCGGGCGCCATCGCGACCTACCACTCCTCCCACCACCAGTGGGGCAACGTCGGCTACTACCTGAGCGCGCTGATGCGCTTCGGCAACGCCATCGGCGTGACCCGCGTGGCGCTCAACCCGGACAGCTGGGAGGGCTGGTACTGGGGCGCGATGCACCACCTGGGCAACAGCTTCCGCCTCGGTTCGCCGACCAACTACGGCACGCTGCAGGACTGCCTGGAAGAGTGCGAGCTGATCATCTTCTGGTCCAGCGACCCGGAATCGCAGTTCGGCACCTACGGCGGGCAGGACGGCGGCCAGCGCCGCCTCTGGGGCAAGCAGCTGGGCATGCAGTTCGTGCACATCAACCCGCACTACTGCCCCACCGCCGGGATGATGGGCGGCAAGTGGATGCCGATCCGCCCCGGCACCGACAACGCGCTGGCGATCGCCATCATGCAGGTCTGGATCGCCGAGGACCTGTACGACCGGGACTTCGTCGCCCGGCGCACCACCGGCTTCGACGAGTGGCGCGCCTACGTGATGGGCGACAGCGACGGCATCCCGAAGACGCCCGAGTGGCAGGAGGCCGAGACCGGCATCCCGGCGCGCGACGTGCGGGCACTGGCCCGCCTGTGGGCCAAGAAGAAGACCTATCTCGCCCCGGGGGTGCGCGGCAGCGGCCTGGGCGGCGCCTGCCGCGGCGCCAACGGCACGCAGTGGGCGCGCGCCATGATCCTGCTGATGGCCATGCGCGGCTGGGGCCGCCCGGGCGTCAACTTCGGCAACCTGCAGGGCGGCACGCCGGTGGACCTGCACTTCTACTTCCCCGGCTACGCCGAGGGCGGCATCTCCGGCGAGCTGAACCAGACGGCCGCCGCCGCCAACAACTACACCCGCATGCCGCACCTGGTGTCGGTCAACCCGGTCACGCAGACCATCCCCCGCCAGCGCCTGCCCGAGGCCATCCTGGAGGGCCAGGCCGAGGGCTACCCGCTCGACCCCAGCTCGATCGAGGGCCAGTTCCGCCGCACGATCTACCCGGCGCCCGGTTACTCGAAGGTCAAGATGCTCTACCGCTACGGCGGCTCGTCCTTCGGCACCATCGGCGAGTCGGGCCGCTTCGTCGCGATGTACCAGAGCCCGAACCTGGAGTTCGTCGTCAACCAGTCGATCTGGGACGAGGGCGAGGCGAAGTTCGCCGACATCATCCTGCCGGCCTGCACCCAGTTCGAGCGCGACGACATCGGCGAGTGGGGCAACGCCGGCGGCTTCGGCCTGCACATGCAGGAGCAGCTCAACCACCGCGTCATCGCGATGCAGCACCAGTGCATCGAGCCGCTGGGCGAGTCGAAGTCCGACTACCAGATCTTCTGGGACATCTGCAAGCGCCTCGGCCTGGGCACCTACTTCTCCGAGGGCATGACCGAGCTGGACTGGTGCCGCCGCGTCTTCGACTCCACCGACCTGCCTAAACACGTCAGCTGGCGGCAGTTCCTCAAGAAGGGCTACTTCGTCGTGCCGCCCGCCCCTGCCGGCCTGCGCCCGCCGCGCGACATGCAGTGGTACCTCGACGGGCGCCAGAAGGACGTGCCCGAGCCCTACCCCCTGCCCGGCGCCTACTCCTCCAAGTACGGCGAAGGCCTGCAGACGCAGACCGGCAAGATCGAGTTCGTCTCCTCGTCATTGAAGCGCTTCGACCCCGAGAGCCCGGACCGCCCGCCGCTGAACCGCTACATCCCCGCCTGGGAAAGCCCGCACACCGAGCACGGCGTGAACTACCCGCTGCAATTGATCACCCCGCACCAGCGCTTCTCCTTCCACACCATGAGCGACGGCAAGGACTCCGCCATCAAGGACATCCGCGACCACCGCGTCTGGAAGGACGGACACTTCTGGTGGATCCTGCGCATCAGCCCGGCCGACGCCGCCGCACGCGGCATCGCCCACCACGACCTGGTGGAGGTCTTCAACGACCGCGGCACGGTGATCTGCGCCGCCGACCTCACCGCCACCTTGCCGGCCGGCGTGCTGCACAGCTTCGAGTCCTGCGCCACCTACGAGCCGCTGGGCGTGCCAGGTGAATCGCCGGACATCGGCGGCTGCATGAACCTGCTCACGCCCAAACGCCAGCAGGTCGCCAAGACCGCCTCCACCGCCGCGATGACCGCGCAAGTGCAGGTGCGCCGCTGGGCCGGCGAGCTGCCGCCCGAGCGCCGACGGCCGCTCAACACCCCGGCGCGCGCAGCCGTGGGTGCTCAGGCGGGTGCGGAGGTGCGGGCATGA